One Gossypium hirsutum isolate 1008001.06 chromosome A11, Gossypium_hirsutum_v2.1, whole genome shotgun sequence genomic window carries:
- the LOC107895214 gene encoding autophagy protein 5 isoform X3, giving the protein MEAPKYVWEGAIPLQIHLHESQVTTLPPPPPALILAPRIGYLPLLAPLIKPYFSSTLPPGVDTIWFDYNGLPLRWYIPTGVLFDLLCPEPERPWKITAAYIMNGNCKNVMNMSQSDQLELWHSVMNGNLEAYQRVSSKLKLATVDDEYASLCLQKSQQSVIETDLPEQAKTGRVPVRLYVLSVSKDFDDLDEIPRVDSWEKISYINRPVEIRKEDKCFTLHDALKILLPELFLDESLMNVKLGGVDLEDAVRNSNEDVTSDKVVEDQGQNVCKQPEACRISSSAKIKLIRIQGIEPKLEIPFSWVANNLLNPDYFLHVCVCVKVAQ; this is encoded by the exons ATGGAAGCACCAAAGTATGTATGGGAAGGCGCAATTCCTCTTCAAATCCATCTCCACGAATCCCAAGTCACCactcttcctcctcctcctcctgcTCTG ATCTTAGCTCCACGGATCGGGTATCTGCCGCTGTTAGCGCCTTTGATTAAGCCCTATTTTAGCAGCACACTTCCTCCAGGTGTTGATACCATTTGGTTTGATTACAATGGCCTCCCTCTCAGATG GTACATACCGACTGGAGTTCTTTTTGATCTTCTGTGCCCTGAGCCTGAAAGGCCTTGGAAGATCACT GCAGCGTATATAATGAATGGAAATTGCAAgaatgttatgaacatgtctCAGTCTGATCAGCTGGAGCTTTGGCATTCTGTCATGAATG GTAATTTGGAAGCCTACCAACGGGTCTCATCTAAGCTTAAACTTGCAACGGTTGATGATGAGTATGCAAGTTTGTGCCTGCAAAAATCTCAACAATCCGTCATAGAAACAGATTTGCCTGAACAAGCAAAAACAG GAAGAGTTCCAGTTAGATTATATGTTCTAAGCGTAAGCAAGGATTTTGATGATTTGGACGAGATTCCTCGAGTCGATAGTTGGGAGAAAATCTCTTACATAAACCGACCTGTTGAGATCCGCAAAGAAG ATAAATGCTTCACTTTACACGATGCTTTGAAAATCCTTCTGCCGGAATTGTTTTTAGATGAATCCTTAATGAATGTAAAATTAGGCGGAGTAGATCTTGAGGATGCAGTTAGAAATTCGAATGAAGATGTGACCAGTGATAAGGTAGTGGAAGAccagggacaaaatgtatgtaaACAACCAGAGGCTTGCCGCATTTCCAGTAGTGCCAAAATCAAGCTTATCCGAATTCAGGGTATCGAACCAAAGTTAGAGATACCCTTCTCTTGGGTAGCAAACAATTTATTAAACCCGGACTATTTTCTTCACGTCTGTGTTTGTGTCAAAGTTGCACAATAA
- the LOC107895214 gene encoding autophagy protein 5 isoform X2 encodes MEAPKYVWEGAIPLQIHLHESQVTTLPPPPPALILAPRIGYLPLLAPLIKPYFSSTLPPGVDTIWFDYNGLPLRWYIPTGVLFDLLCPEPERPWKITVHFRGYPGNVLIPCEGEDSVKWSFINSLKEAAYIMNGNCKNVMNMSQSDQLELWHSVMNGNLEAYQRVSSKLKLATVDDEYASLCLQKSQQSVIETDLPEQAKTGRVPVRLYVLSVSKDFDDLDEIPRVDSWEKISYINRPVEIRKEDKCFTLHDALKILLPELFLDESLMNVKLGGVDLEDAVRNSNEDVTSDKVVEDQGQNVCKQPEACRISSSAKIKLIRIQGIEPKLEIPFSWVANNLLNPDYFLHVCVCVKVAQ; translated from the exons ATGGAAGCACCAAAGTATGTATGGGAAGGCGCAATTCCTCTTCAAATCCATCTCCACGAATCCCAAGTCACCactcttcctcctcctcctcctgcTCTG ATCTTAGCTCCACGGATCGGGTATCTGCCGCTGTTAGCGCCTTTGATTAAGCCCTATTTTAGCAGCACACTTCCTCCAGGTGTTGATACCATTTGGTTTGATTACAATGGCCTCCCTCTCAGATG GTACATACCGACTGGAGTTCTTTTTGATCTTCTGTGCCCTGAGCCTGAAAGGCCTTGGAAGATCACT GTCCATTTTAGAGGATATCCCGGAAATGTATTGATACCTTGTGAAGGTGAAGATTCTGTGAAGTGGAGCTTTATAAACTCATTGAAAGAG GCAGCGTATATAATGAATGGAAATTGCAAgaatgttatgaacatgtctCAGTCTGATCAGCTGGAGCTTTGGCATTCTGTCATGAATG GTAATTTGGAAGCCTACCAACGGGTCTCATCTAAGCTTAAACTTGCAACGGTTGATGATGAGTATGCAAGTTTGTGCCTGCAAAAATCTCAACAATCCGTCATAGAAACAGATTTGCCTGAACAAGCAAAAACAG GAAGAGTTCCAGTTAGATTATATGTTCTAAGCGTAAGCAAGGATTTTGATGATTTGGACGAGATTCCTCGAGTCGATAGTTGGGAGAAAATCTCTTACATAAACCGACCTGTTGAGATCCGCAAAGAAG ATAAATGCTTCACTTTACACGATGCTTTGAAAATCCTTCTGCCGGAATTGTTTTTAGATGAATCCTTAATGAATGTAAAATTAGGCGGAGTAGATCTTGAGGATGCAGTTAGAAATTCGAATGAAGATGTGACCAGTGATAAGGTAGTGGAAGAccagggacaaaatgtatgtaaACAACCAGAGGCTTGCCGCATTTCCAGTAGTGCCAAAATCAAGCTTATCCGAATTCAGGGTATCGAACCAAAGTTAGAGATACCCTTCTCTTGGGTAGCAAACAATTTATTAAACCCGGACTATTTTCTTCACGTCTGTGTTTGTGTCAAAGTTGCACAATAA
- the LOC107895214 gene encoding autophagy protein 5 isoform X1: MEAPKYVWEGAIPLQIHLHESQVTTLPPPPPALILAPRIGYLPLLAPLIKPYFSSTLPPGVDTIWFDYNGLPLRWYIPTGVLFDLLCPEPERPWKITVHFRGYPGNVLIPCEGEDSVKWSFINSLKEVDVLEIDGTDVLEIDSTAFMGNSLLLMAAYIMNGNCKNVMNMSQSDQLELWHSVMNGNLEAYQRVSSKLKLATVDDEYASLCLQKSQQSVIETDLPEQAKTGRVPVRLYVLSVSKDFDDLDEIPRVDSWEKISYINRPVEIRKEDKCFTLHDALKILLPELFLDESLMNVKLGGVDLEDAVRNSNEDVTSDKVVEDQGQNVCKQPEACRISSSAKIKLIRIQGIEPKLEIPFSWVANNLLNPDYFLHVCVCVKVAQ; encoded by the exons ATGGAAGCACCAAAGTATGTATGGGAAGGCGCAATTCCTCTTCAAATCCATCTCCACGAATCCCAAGTCACCactcttcctcctcctcctcctgcTCTG ATCTTAGCTCCACGGATCGGGTATCTGCCGCTGTTAGCGCCTTTGATTAAGCCCTATTTTAGCAGCACACTTCCTCCAGGTGTTGATACCATTTGGTTTGATTACAATGGCCTCCCTCTCAGATG GTACATACCGACTGGAGTTCTTTTTGATCTTCTGTGCCCTGAGCCTGAAAGGCCTTGGAAGATCACT GTCCATTTTAGAGGATATCCCGGAAATGTATTGATACCTTGTGAAGGTGAAGATTCTGTGAAGTGGAGCTTTATAAACTCATTGAAAGAGGTTGATGTCCTAGAAATTGATGGCACTGATGTCCTAGAAATTGATAGCACTGCTTTCATGGGAAATTCACTTCTACTAATG GCAGCGTATATAATGAATGGAAATTGCAAgaatgttatgaacatgtctCAGTCTGATCAGCTGGAGCTTTGGCATTCTGTCATGAATG GTAATTTGGAAGCCTACCAACGGGTCTCATCTAAGCTTAAACTTGCAACGGTTGATGATGAGTATGCAAGTTTGTGCCTGCAAAAATCTCAACAATCCGTCATAGAAACAGATTTGCCTGAACAAGCAAAAACAG GAAGAGTTCCAGTTAGATTATATGTTCTAAGCGTAAGCAAGGATTTTGATGATTTGGACGAGATTCCTCGAGTCGATAGTTGGGAGAAAATCTCTTACATAAACCGACCTGTTGAGATCCGCAAAGAAG ATAAATGCTTCACTTTACACGATGCTTTGAAAATCCTTCTGCCGGAATTGTTTTTAGATGAATCCTTAATGAATGTAAAATTAGGCGGAGTAGATCTTGAGGATGCAGTTAGAAATTCGAATGAAGATGTGACCAGTGATAAGGTAGTGGAAGAccagggacaaaatgtatgtaaACAACCAGAGGCTTGCCGCATTTCCAGTAGTGCCAAAATCAAGCTTATCCGAATTCAGGGTATCGAACCAAAGTTAGAGATACCCTTCTCTTGGGTAGCAAACAATTTATTAAACCCGGACTATTTTCTTCACGTCTGTGTTTGTGTCAAAGTTGCACAATAA